Proteins found in one Hypomesus transpacificus isolate Combined female chromosome 20, fHypTra1, whole genome shotgun sequence genomic segment:
- the LOC124482776 gene encoding clathrin interactor 1-like isoform X2: MLNMWKVRELVDKATNVVMNYSEIESKVREATNDDPWGPSGQLMGEIAKSTFMYEQFPEVMNMLWTRMLKDNKKNWRRVYKALLLLAYLIRNGSERVVTSAREHIYDLRSLENYHFIDESGKDQGINVRQKVKEMVEFVQDDDRLREERKKAKKNKDKYIGVSSNSTGGSFKTSSECLEGESKGKWEEDWDKSKGAFPFSEKLGEISDKIGSTIDDTINKFRKKDRDDSPDRLSDGEDDRASRNGRTGKLEFKDEEETVTTKSIQITQATETTTTTTRKRGGVPSKTVDLGAAAHYTGDGGSPVAENGKSSVSQSSSSGLADLLMVDPGSTTTPPTVPAPTNMNGEFGDWNAFSTSPSAPVKNAITDLFGGVQSAPAPASNPAPPSADLFDLMGGANHHAMLSASQSMTFTVGGASSGPCLPLSHSHQSFGALRGVGLHTQQHMGLQKPGGQGSLPSTWSDPSVNINLDFLSAGLGEKNSQPSLNNIIQQQGVQPPVNLPHGFGGLTLNAPPSITPIRPSTNPIMAMGMPASMATGTMGVVGVPVNPGMMGLNMSMGVAPAGMGMPGMGMAPTLNTAMMPPKPDAFANFGNFGK; this comes from the exons CACCAACGTGGTAATGAACTACTCAGAGATCGAGTCCAAGGTGAGGGAGGCCACCAACGATGACCCCTGGGGACCTTCAGGACAGCTGATGGGGGAGATCGCcaa GTCCACCTTTATGTATGAGCAGTTCCCTGAGGTGATGAACATGTTGTGGACCCGGATGTTGAAGGACAACAAGAAGAACTGGAGGAGGGTTTACAaggctctgctgctgctggcctaCCTGATCAGAAACGGCTCCGAGAGGGTAGTGACCAGCGCCCGGGAACACATCTATGACCTGCGCTCCCTGGAGAACTACCACTTCATAG acGAGAGTGGGAAAGACCAGGGCATCAACGTGCGTCAGAAGGTGAAGGAGATGGTGGAATTTGTGCAGGATGATGATcgtctgagagaggagaggaagaaggccaagaagaacaaggacaagtACATAGGAGTGTCCTCAAACAGTACGGGAGGGAGCTTCAAGACCT CATCCGAATGTCTGGAGGGCGAGTCCAAGGGAAAGTGGGAGGAGGACTGGGACAAGAGCAAGGGGGCATTCCCCTTCAGCGAGAAGCTCGGAGAGATCAGCGATAAGATCGGCAGCACCATCGACGACACCATCAACAAGTTCAGGAAGAAGGACCGAGACGATTCCCCAGACCGACTCAG tgATGGCGAGGATGACCGCGCCTCCAGGAACGGCCGGACGGGGAAGCTGGAGTTCAAAGACGAGGAGGAGACCGTGACGACCAAGAGCATCCAGATCACCCAGGCGACGGAGacgaccaccaccaccacgcgcAAGCGAGGCGGAGTTCCCTCCAAGACGGTGGACCTGGGCGCGGCCGCACATTACACTGGGGACGGGGGCAGCCCTGTGGCTGAGAAcggcaag TCGTCGGTCAGCCAGTCATCCAGTAGTGGCCTTGCAGACCTGCTGATGGTGGACCCTGGCTCCACGACCACTCCTCCTACAG TACCTGCGCCGACCAATATGAACGGAGAGTTTGGCGACTGGAACGCCTTCTCCACAAGTCCGTCCGCCCCTGTAAAAAACGCCATCACCGACCTGTTTGGCGGTGTCCAATCAGCTCCAGCTCCCGCCTCCAACCCCGCCCCTCCCTCGGCAGACCTGTTTGACCTGATGGGCGGGGCTAATCACCACGCCATGCTCAGTGCCTCTCAGAGCATGACCTTCACTGTGGGCGGAGCCAGCAGTgggccctgcctccctctgtcaCACTCCCATCAG agTTTCGGGGCGTTGCGGGGCGTAGGTCTTCACACCCAGCAGCACATGGGGCTGCAGAAgcctggaggtcaggggtcactgcCCTCCACCTGGTCTGACCCCAGCGTCAACATCAACCTGGACTTCCTGTCAGCTGGTCTAGGAGAAAAGAACTCCCAGCCCAGCCTCAATAACATTATCCAACAACAAG GCGTTCAGCCGCCCGTCAACCTGCCCCATGGCTTTGGGGGCCTAACTCTGAACGCCCCACCTTCCATAACACCCATCAGGCCATCTACCAATCCCATAATGGCTATGGGCATGCCTGCCTCCATGGCAACCGGGACCATGGGGGTGGTCGGGGTGCCCGTGAACCCAGGGATGATGGGATTGAACATGAGCATGGGGGTGGCGCCCGCTGGCATGGGTATGCCAGGCATGGGCATGGCGCCAACCCTCAACACCGCCATGATGCCACCCAAACCAGACGCCTTCGCCAACTTTGGCAACTTTGGCAAATGA
- the LOC124482776 gene encoding clathrin interactor 1-like isoform X1, with translation MLNMWKVRELVDKATNVVMNYSEIESKVREATNDDPWGPSGQLMGEIAKSTFMYEQFPEVMNMLWTRMLKDNKKNWRRVYKALLLLAYLIRNGSERVVTSAREHIYDLRSLENYHFIDESGKDQGINVRQKVKEMVEFVQDDDRLREERKKAKKNKDKYIGVSSNSTGGSFKTSSECLEGESKGKWEEDWDKSKGAFPFSEKLGEISDKIGSTIDDTINKFRKKDRDDSPDRLSDGEDDRASRNGRTGKLEFKDEEETVTTKSIQITQATETTTTTTRKRGGVPSKTVDLGAAAHYTGDGGSPVAENGKSSVSQSSSSGLADLLMVDPGSTTTPPTGGTSDLIGGFADFSSPAASASLPSSVPAPTNMNGEFGDWNAFSTSPSAPVKNAITDLFGGVQSAPAPASNPAPPSADLFDLMGGANHHAMLSASQSMTFTVGGASSGPCLPLSHSHQSFGALRGVGLHTQQHMGLQKPGGQGSLPSTWSDPSVNINLDFLSAGLGEKNSQPSLNNIIQQQGVQPPVNLPHGFGGLTLNAPPSITPIRPSTNPIMAMGMPASMATGTMGVVGVPVNPGMMGLNMSMGVAPAGMGMPGMGMAPTLNTAMMPPKPDAFANFGNFGK, from the exons CACCAACGTGGTAATGAACTACTCAGAGATCGAGTCCAAGGTGAGGGAGGCCACCAACGATGACCCCTGGGGACCTTCAGGACAGCTGATGGGGGAGATCGCcaa GTCCACCTTTATGTATGAGCAGTTCCCTGAGGTGATGAACATGTTGTGGACCCGGATGTTGAAGGACAACAAGAAGAACTGGAGGAGGGTTTACAaggctctgctgctgctggcctaCCTGATCAGAAACGGCTCCGAGAGGGTAGTGACCAGCGCCCGGGAACACATCTATGACCTGCGCTCCCTGGAGAACTACCACTTCATAG acGAGAGTGGGAAAGACCAGGGCATCAACGTGCGTCAGAAGGTGAAGGAGATGGTGGAATTTGTGCAGGATGATGATcgtctgagagaggagaggaagaaggccaagaagaacaaggacaagtACATAGGAGTGTCCTCAAACAGTACGGGAGGGAGCTTCAAGACCT CATCCGAATGTCTGGAGGGCGAGTCCAAGGGAAAGTGGGAGGAGGACTGGGACAAGAGCAAGGGGGCATTCCCCTTCAGCGAGAAGCTCGGAGAGATCAGCGATAAGATCGGCAGCACCATCGACGACACCATCAACAAGTTCAGGAAGAAGGACCGAGACGATTCCCCAGACCGACTCAG tgATGGCGAGGATGACCGCGCCTCCAGGAACGGCCGGACGGGGAAGCTGGAGTTCAAAGACGAGGAGGAGACCGTGACGACCAAGAGCATCCAGATCACCCAGGCGACGGAGacgaccaccaccaccacgcgcAAGCGAGGCGGAGTTCCCTCCAAGACGGTGGACCTGGGCGCGGCCGCACATTACACTGGGGACGGGGGCAGCCCTGTGGCTGAGAAcggcaag TCGTCGGTCAGCCAGTCATCCAGTAGTGGCCTTGCAGACCTGCTGATGGTGGACCCTGGCTCCACGACCACTCCTCCTACAG GTGGAACCTCAGACCTCATCGGGGGCTTTGCAGACTTCTCCTCACCAGCTGCCTCTGCCAGCCTGCCCTCTTCtg TACCTGCGCCGACCAATATGAACGGAGAGTTTGGCGACTGGAACGCCTTCTCCACAAGTCCGTCCGCCCCTGTAAAAAACGCCATCACCGACCTGTTTGGCGGTGTCCAATCAGCTCCAGCTCCCGCCTCCAACCCCGCCCCTCCCTCGGCAGACCTGTTTGACCTGATGGGCGGGGCTAATCACCACGCCATGCTCAGTGCCTCTCAGAGCATGACCTTCACTGTGGGCGGAGCCAGCAGTgggccctgcctccctctgtcaCACTCCCATCAG agTTTCGGGGCGTTGCGGGGCGTAGGTCTTCACACCCAGCAGCACATGGGGCTGCAGAAgcctggaggtcaggggtcactgcCCTCCACCTGGTCTGACCCCAGCGTCAACATCAACCTGGACTTCCTGTCAGCTGGTCTAGGAGAAAAGAACTCCCAGCCCAGCCTCAATAACATTATCCAACAACAAG GCGTTCAGCCGCCCGTCAACCTGCCCCATGGCTTTGGGGGCCTAACTCTGAACGCCCCACCTTCCATAACACCCATCAGGCCATCTACCAATCCCATAATGGCTATGGGCATGCCTGCCTCCATGGCAACCGGGACCATGGGGGTGGTCGGGGTGCCCGTGAACCCAGGGATGATGGGATTGAACATGAGCATGGGGGTGGCGCCCGCTGGCATGGGTATGCCAGGCATGGGCATGGCGCCAACCCTCAACACCGCCATGATGCCACCCAAACCAGACGCCTTCGCCAACTTTGGCAACTTTGGCAAATGA
- the LOC124482777 gene encoding transcription factor SOX-30-like, with protein sequence MEGWRRGRSQWWVVRGEAQTTGTKLSNSVTILCPLHTPSTFSATVNMPENATRNGYIKRPMNAFMVWARIHRPALSRINPTANNADISVQLGYEWSRLTEVQKMPYYEESRRLKDVHRQKYPGWIYQPRAGRKRGYVVTSETPGPSSSSSTVSSGSDPQAYTHTSMGQTRTPGPATLNSFSPYMLDSATGRRVVTHTQKPSSIRSNAGVVCLCPAGSGDHLVQVSDSTVSQTHSSAPQYYQSSSPQPTTVTPSPQSRRPRASLAPNPNSSSPEATRRPYTRRASKRPYYRMASEVPSCNMAACSRPPQLPGLTHPHLYPSTSVPHFFSGPRYPFNPSFFFPGSPFYPTGFPMGSYSYPERPNPMADVIGFYEQRFQRHEALLSALNRDYLYQDPAASAESEGSGHAHPPPPPPSCSEYLSTAPGLDVGALETVFTTPSPENLTRVQRVYTAVENQEEEVRVLRIL encoded by the exons atggaaggatggaggagagggaggagtcagtGGTGGGTGGTCAGAGGGGAGGCACAGACTACTGGAACTAAACTAAGTAACAGTGTTACTATACTCTGCCCCCTAcacaccccctccaccttctcTG CCACGGTGAACATGCCTGAGAATGCAACGCGGAACGGTTACATCAAGAGGCCCATGAACGCCTTCATGGTGTGGGCCAGGATCCACCGGCCTGCCCTGTCCAGGATCAACCCCACCGCCAACAATGCCGACATCAGCGTCCAGCTGGGGTATGAGTGGAGCCGTCTGACTGAGGTGCAGAAGATGCCTTACTATGAAGAATCCCGCAGGCTCAAAGACGTCCACAGGCAAAAGTATCCAG GTTGGATCTACCAGCCTAGAgcagggaggaaaagagggtaTGTTGTGACCTCTGAGACACCTgggccctcctcttcctcctccaccgttTCCAGTGGTTCTGATCcacaggcctacacacacacaagcatgggCCAGACCagaaccccaggcccagccacCCTGAACTCCTTTAGTCCATACATGCTAGACTCAGCCACAGGTAGGAGagttgtcacacacactcaaaagccCAGCAGCATCAGGTCCAACGCAggggttgtgtgtctgtgtccagcaGGTTCAGGTGACCACCTAGTCCAAGTGTCTGACTCTACAGTCAGTCAGACCCACAGCTCCGCACCCCAATATTACCAGTCATCCAGCCCCCAGCCTACCACTGTGACCCCTTCCCCCCAAAGCAGGCGTCCTAGGGCCAGCCTGGCCCCCAACCCCAACTCCTCCAGCCCTGAAGCCACCCGCAGGCCCTATACCAGAAGGGCTAGCAAGCGCCCTTACTACAGGATGGCTTCAGAGGTGCCGTCATGCAACATGGCCGCCTGCTCCAGGCCCCCACAGCTGCCTGGtctgacacacccacacctgtACCCATCCACCTCCGTGCCTCACTTCTTCTCTGGTCCTCGCTATCCCTTCAacccctccttcttcttcccGGGAAGTCCGTTCTATCCCACAGG CTTCCCCATGGGGTCCTACTCATATCCAGAGCGGCCCAACCCCATGGCCGACGTCATTGGCTTCTACGAGCAGCGCTTCCAGAGGCACGAGGCCCTCCTCTCTGCTTTGAACAGGGACTACCTGTACCAGGACCCAGCGGCCAGCGCAGAGAGTGAGGGCAGCGGCCacgcccacccccctcctccacccccatcctgcaGCGAGTACCTGAGCACGGCGCCGGGGCTGGACGTGGGCGCCCTGGAGACGGTGTTCACCACGCCGTCCCCGGAGAACCTCACTCGTGTTCAGAGGGTCTACACAGCCGTGGAGAACCAAGAGGAGGAAGTCCGCGTTCTGAGAATCCTTTAG
- the LOC124482778 gene encoding uncharacterized protein LOC124482778, whose protein sequence is MDRHPKRRAQMTFKKGEHKKNELDVQLIAKTEVRAKVEAGPSSSTEKHGGEEQPLKTEEGCVRSECSEDVSSRPNITLLTDNRCDGALVPNISTQKQRRTTQVQPVEETSAFVIQKVDGPVISEVVALTPTRDVSNGKQDTFYTPLIHTVDLLQPVAVTKTETFSFRQNEQQITLSRVPFPVNVPLVSEPLVRVNTEGMDLTIPPTGSGNKASIL, encoded by the coding sequence ATGGATAGGCACCCAAAACGAAGGGCACAGATGACGTTTAAGAAAGgtgaacacaaaaaaaatgaGCTTGATGTGCAACTCATCGCTAAGACAGAGGTTAGGGCTAAGGTTGAAGCAGGCCCATCATCTTCAACGGAGAAGCATGGCGGCGAAGAGCAACCGTTGAAAACGGAGGAAGGTTGTGTACGTTCAGAATGCAGCGAAGATGTTAGCAGTAGGCCTAATATAACTTTACTGACTGATAATAGATGTGACGGTGCTCTGGTCCCTAATAtttcaacacaaaaacaaagacgAACAACTCAAGTTCAACCTGTTGAGGAAACCAGTGCGTTTGTCATTCAAAAAGTTGATGGGCCTGTCATATCCGAAGTGGTTGCTTTGACACCCACACGTGATGTTTCCAACGGAAAGCAGGATACATTTTATACTCCTCTTATCCACACTGTCGATTTACTTCAACCAGTTGCCGTAACGAAAACAGAGACGTTTTCATTTCGCCAAAATGAACAACAAATCACCCTCAGCAGAGTGCCATTCCCTGTTAACGTCCCGTTAGTGTCTGAACCTTTGGTGAGGGTTAACACTGAAGGGATGGATCTCACAATACCCCCGACAGGATCAGGTAACAAGGCCTCAATATTGTGA